A genomic segment from Pyxidicoccus trucidator encodes:
- a CDS encoding endonuclease/exonuclease/phosphatase family protein — protein MKPHSHRLMSILAALLLAGTAQLAEAETRVRIVTWNVHPRSIGGETPESRMTRMLAFARTQNVAIIAFQEVPRSLFNAPARMDPLVNAATAAGYEMAALPSEYPNTPGRTPTSTIHNAYMVFYDPNVVAPSNVPADANPVMTFFHPELFTQGPLNQARPPATLTFDVQHADGTTTPLHLLSWHNEAGTLARQHVAQLEQAIHTHLVTQQGSWVVVGDFNVADSTQEMEDLDRDFEQLTHDETGIDHILSNATITNVINDDPATAIDPQFRSDGRHLALFGELNIQGASR, from the coding sequence ATGAAGCCCCACTCCCACCGACTCATGAGCATCCTCGCGGCCCTGCTGCTCGCGGGCACCGCGCAGCTGGCCGAGGCTGAGACGCGGGTGCGAATCGTCACCTGGAACGTCCACCCGCGCAGCATTGGCGGAGAGACGCCCGAGAGCCGGATGACCCGCATGCTGGCCTTCGCCCGGACCCAGAACGTCGCCATCATCGCCTTCCAGGAAGTGCCCCGCTCCCTCTTCAACGCCCCGGCCCGGATGGATCCGCTGGTGAACGCCGCGACGGCAGCGGGGTATGAGATGGCGGCCCTGCCGAGCGAGTACCCCAACACTCCGGGCCGGACCCCCACCTCCACCATCCACAATGCCTACATGGTGTTCTACGACCCGAACGTCGTTGCCCCCAGCAATGTCCCGGCCGACGCCAATCCGGTGATGACCTTCTTCCACCCGGAGCTCTTCACCCAGGGGCCCCTCAACCAGGCACGTCCCCCGGCCACCCTCACCTTCGACGTGCAACACGCGGATGGCACCACCACTCCGCTGCACCTGCTCTCGTGGCACAACGAGGCCGGCACGCTCGCCCGTCAACACGTCGCCCAGCTCGAGCAGGCCATCCACACGCACCTGGTGACGCAGCAGGGAAGCTGGGTCGTCGTGGGGGACTTCAACGTGGCGGACTCGACCCAGGAGATGGAGGACCTGGACAGGGACTTCGAGCAGCTCACCCACGATGAAACGGGCATCGACCACATCCTGTCCAACGCAACCATCACCAACGTCATCAACGACGACCCGGCCACCGCGATTGACCCCCAGTTCCGAAGCGATGGGCGGCATCTGGCCCTGTTCGGGGAGCTGAACATCCAGGGCGCGTCACGCTGA
- a CDS encoding nitroreductase: MFDFEGIVRSRCSIRRFLPTPIPRELLEEALSLAQLAPSNSNIQPWRLFLTEGERTEQLRQALMAEVIANPRELAPLPPSFQAHRRALGGIVYGAMGVARDDDAGRALASRRNYEFFGAPMVGILCMHKDLGLVDAVGVGMYLQTLVLGLTARGIGTCVQAALTTYPEVLRRELAIPDELVILCGLSLGYADSDFPANHLKIAKHPVETNVSILGPEMRSDT; encoded by the coding sequence ATGTTTGATTTCGAGGGAATCGTCCGAAGCCGCTGCTCGATTCGCCGCTTTCTCCCCACCCCGATTCCTCGCGAGCTGCTCGAGGAGGCGTTGTCGCTCGCGCAGCTCGCGCCCTCCAACTCCAACATCCAACCCTGGCGTCTCTTCCTCACGGAGGGTGAGCGCACGGAGCAACTGCGCCAGGCGCTCATGGCGGAGGTCATAGCCAATCCGCGGGAGCTGGCCCCGTTGCCACCGTCTTTTCAGGCGCATCGCCGTGCGCTGGGGGGCATCGTCTACGGCGCGATGGGGGTCGCCCGCGACGATGATGCCGGAAGAGCGCTGGCCTCGCGGCGCAACTACGAGTTCTTCGGCGCGCCCATGGTCGGCATCCTGTGCATGCACAAGGATCTCGGCCTCGTGGATGCGGTGGGCGTCGGGATGTACCTCCAGACGCTGGTCCTGGGACTGACGGCGCGCGGTATCGGAACCTGTGTCCAGGCCGCGTTGACGACGTATCCAGAAGTCCTTCGCCGTGAGCTCGCAATCCCAGACGAGCTGGTCATCCTCTGCGGGCTGTCCTTGGGGTATGCGGATTCTGACTTTCCAGCGAACCACCTCAAGATAGCGAAGCACCCCGTGGAGACGAATGTGTCGATTCTCGGCCCGGAGATGCGCTCGGACACCTGA